The following nucleotide sequence is from Palaeococcus ferrophilus DSM 13482.
AATCATTTCCACCATTAAAGTTTTGCGGTGGTCGGGCAAACCATATTAAGCTTCGCGACGAATCTAGAGTGGTGGTGTTATGGACGTGTTCGAACTTGCCCGCAGGTACCACGACGAGCTGGGCATCAAGGAGGCCAGCGTAGCGGCACTGGCCGCTGAGCTCTTTGGGGAGATGGGGCTGAGCATACACAGCCACCTCACGGAGGAGGGATACGCCCTCAAGGGCACGCGCTTTATGGATTACGACAAGAGCCTCGTTCTGGAGTTCATAAAGGGTGACAGAACCTTCGAGGTCATACTCAGAACCCTGTGAACCATCACAAACTTTTTATTCTTCCCCTCCCCTTAACCCTTTGGTGGGCCGATGCTTAAAGTCAGGCGCTTCATAACTCTCTCGAGAGACCTTTTCGTGGTGCGCAATATAATCGGGGCCATACTCCAGGGTGTTGGGGTGGCCTATTTAGTTCCCGCCCTTCTGGCGTGGTTCTACCCCGGGGAGCTTTCCCTGGCAATGTACTTCGTGGTTCCCGGTATTGTAAGCATCCTCGTTGGGGCGTGGCTGGCCCGCCATTCAAAGGAGGTCGTTGATATAAACCTCCGTCAGGCCATGGTCGCCTCCGCCTTTGTCTGGCTGCTGGCTTCCCTCATAAGCGTCGTTCCGTTCATGGGCATAGCGAAGATGCGCTTCATTGATTCGTGGTTCGAGACGATGTCCGCCTGGACTGGAACCGGTTTAACCATGATGAGCAACCTCGAGAGCTACCCGCGCATGCTGCTCTTCTGGCGTGCGTGGATGCAGTGGCTCGGGGGAGTGGGTATAGTGCTCGTCGCGCTGACCGTCCTTATTCACCCCGGAGTCGCTGCTGCGAGACTTTATAGAGCGGAGGCCAGGAGCGAGAGGATCCTCCCCAACCTCGTTAACACCTCTAAGATAATATTCGAGATATACCTCGTGCTCACGCTCCTCGGCGCCTACCTCTACTACATCAACGGCATGAACGCCTTCGATGCCATCACCCACTCGATGACGGGCCTCGGAACGGGTGGTATGAGCTCCCACGACCTGAGCATAGGTTACTTCAACAGCCTGAGCATAGAGGCCATCACTATATTCCTCATGATAATGGGCGCCGTCAACTTCACAGTCCACTACAACATCTTCAAGAACCGCTCCCTAAAGCCCTTCTTCCGTGACATCCAGGTCAAGTACATGTTCTTCTTCCTGTTCTTCGCGATTTCCCTCATCACGTACAGCCTATTCACCTCAACCCATGCACTCGCCCGGTCCCTCAGGGAGGCAATCTTCCACAGCATCTCGGCAATAACGTGTACGGGATTTGGAATAGCAGACCTCTCAAAATACCCCGAGCTGGCCAAGTTCCTCATAGGCGGGCTCATGGTCATAGGCGGAAGTGCGGGAAGCACCGCCGGAGGCATAAAGCTCATCCGCATAACCCTGATGTACGAGAGCCTGAAGTGGACGATAGAGGGCTCAATCCTTCCCAAGGGCGCGGTCATCAAGAGGAAGGTCGGGGAGTACGTCTTCTCGGAGGACGAGATAAGGGAAGTCCTCGGCTTCACGATGACTTACATTGCCTTCCTTATCTTCGGAACCATATACCTGATGCTCCGCGTCGGGAGGAGCCTCGTGGATTCCTTCTTTGAGGTGGCCTCCGCCCAGGGCAACGTGGGTTTGAGCGTGGGCATAACCTCCCCGCTTATGCCCTTTGATACGAAGTTCCTCCTCATCCTGCACATGTGGATAGGAAGGCTTGAGATATTCTCGACCCTCGTGTTCCTGGTCAGCGTGGCGATGCTCTTTGCCAACGTCTTCTCCAAAGATTAAACTTTTATATGCTCGGGGAGAATAGGGTTCAGGTGTTGAAAGTGAGGGTTGGAGTTACCATTTACCCCCAGTTCATAAGTAAGGATAAATCGCTCGCCTCAACGCTTGCGGACATCAAGATAAAGAACTACGATTTCGTTGAGATATTCCCACACACGCTCTGCCTGATAATGAACGGTACAGTGGTTGAGAAGAACCTGCAGAAGGTCGAGACCCAGCTCAGGGGGGTTGGAATAGACTACGCCGTTAGGATGCCCATGTCCGTCAACCTCAGGGACCACGTGTACTACTCCAGGCACTTTAAAGTCGCCAAGAGCATTATGGACGTTGCTATCAAGCTCGGATCAAGGATAATAGTCATGCAGAGCGGCAAGACGGGGAGGCTCGACCTCGAGATTGACGCTATAAAGGAGCTCGCCTCTATAGCCGAGAAGTTCGACATAAAGATAGCCCTCGAGAACACCTTCAGCGTCAGGGACACCCTCTACGTCGTTGAGAACGTGGCATGGACAACGTTGGCTTCGCCCTGGACGTGGGGCATGCATTCCTCAGCGCCCAGGGGGACGTAGACAAGTTCCTTGATGACGTTAAAATTGGGGTGGATAATGCAGTTCTGCTCCTTGTCCACGACAACTTCGGAAAGCTTACGCCGCAGGTTGAGCCGGAGGATGCCCTCGCCTACGGCGTCGGTGATCTCCACCTTCTCCCTGGTCAGGGGAAGATACCCTTTGACAAGCTGATGAAGATGTTCGACCCGAAGGTTCCGATACTCCTCAAGATAAAGAACCCGGACCTCTTCGCGAGGCTGCCGACTAAGGCAGACCTTCTTGCAGCGATGGGGCTCTAAAGCTCCAGTCTCTTTTTTATGGTTTTCAGGAGGGCAGAGAAGGCTATACCTATCGCGTCCTTTTTCCTCGTTGGATGGAGCACATCGGGGGTAAAAACCCCAACCAGAATCCGCGATGCCTCCTCTATGGTTATGGCCTTTTCGAGCCATGCGTAGGCTATTATGGCCTCGGCGATGTCCCCCTTTCCGTGTTTATCGGTTCTGGGGGGCACGTAGTGGGCCAGACCCGCCATGTGAAGGGCCGCGGCGAGAGAAGAGTTGGGAACCCTTCCGCCGTCCGGAACTCCTTTATACTCGCTCAGGGCCAGGGAGAAAATAAGGTTGGCGATTGAATCGCCGAGCTTTGAGAGGTTCTTGTCCGTGAAGTCGCGCGAATATTTCATGGAACCACCGGTTTAGATGGCCTCGTTCCACTTCTCGAGGAAAGTCTTTGCGGTGTCGAATATCTCCTGCGCGGCCTTCTCGAGGGCCTCCTCCGGCGTTACCTTCCCGTCCGTCCTTACCTTGAAGCGTGGCTTCTTCGCCATGGTTATTGGGTGCTCTATGGCGTATGCCGCGAAGGTTACGTGTTCGTTTCTGTGGAGAGTCTCGACGAGCAGGTTGGCGAAAGTGTGATCCTCACCCTCAAGGTAGAACTCAAGGTAGTTTTCCTCCCTCTTTATGACCTCAATCTTCATTCCTCTCCCTCCAGCGTTTTTATCAGCTCTTCTAAAGCCTGCTCCTTATTCTTGACCAGTTCGTATTTAAACTTATCCTCTTTGAACTCCGCCGCTCCAATCTCCACCAGCCTCTCGAGGACGTCCTCGACGTCCAGACCGTAGGCGACCGCCACGGGGATGGCAACTTCCCTTATCTGCTTCGTGGTCTGGAGTGAAATCCTCGAGAGTGCTTCCCCGAGCTTTCCTGAGAGCTCAAGGATTTCCTCCCATGAGAGGGACGTCCTGAGCTTGTCGCCGTCAAAGAGCACCTTCGCCCCGAGCAGTTCGAGCGTTTTAAGGAGTATCTGAGCCGATACGGTGGTCTGGGAGCCGCGGAAGATATCCTCCAGACTGTACTCGTAGAGGCCTCCCCTCGAGTAGAGGCGGGCGTGAACGCGTTTCTGGATTTCGTTTACCTTTTTGACGGCCTCCCGTATCTCGTCCTTCGTCCCCTGGATGTTTATCTTCAGGGAGTTGAGCTTTCCATGGACGTAGATGAACGCGGGCAGGTTGAGACGCTGGAGCTCCTTCATGAACTCCTCCTTCTCCACGTCGTCCCGCACGTGTATCACTATGACCCTTTTTCCCGCCTTCATGCTTCACACCTTTATGCGGCGGTACAGGCTTGATAGCTTCCGCGTTTCAACGCTTCCGCAGTTTGGACACACCAGCTGGTTGCCCCTCCTTACCAGCGGCGTTCTGCAGCGGGAGCAGAGTGCATAGACAACACCGAGGGTTGGTCCCTTCGTGGTGAGCTGCAGGGGGCTCTTTTCGGTCCCTATCACCCTGGCCCTCACGATATCGCCGATTTTAAACTCACTTGAGAGGCTTTCCACATAACCCTCCCTCACCTGGGAGACGTGGAGGCTCGCGAGGGTGGAGGTGGCTATCCCGCGCAGGTCGTTCCTCCCCTCTATCCTGACAACGTTGAGAACAACCGCCTGGGGCTTTACGTCAATAACCTCCGCCAGAACGATGTCACCCCTCCTGGGGATTGGCGGGGTGTCCGTGGCGGGTTCGACGCTTATTTCCATCCTCTCCATGTTTATCCTGACCTTCCCGGCGCGGGTTGCGTAGAGCTCCCCGTTGTCCTCCACAACGCCTTCCCCGGGAAGGTACTCCTCTATTACTCCAAGATAATCGCCCGGAAGAACGAAGTCTCCATTCTTAACGTGCTTTCTCTCCTCCACTTCTTCCACCTCTAAGTGGTTCTGAACGTTGGTTTTTAAATGTGTTTCTCAAGATTCCCGGTAGTTTTAAAACCCCTCCGTTCAAGCTCTAACCGGTGAGATGAAGTGGTAAGTGAGGAGGACATCACGCTGGCCGTTGAACTCATAAAAAAGGGATGGGACGAGGCCAAAATCCGGAGGAGACTCCCGAGGGACGAGGCGGATGAGATCATGGAGATAGCGAGGGCGAGGATAAGGGCGAGGGACAAGTTCTCCCGCGACGATCTGTGGATGGACCTTGAGGGGTTGCGCTATTCCACCCACGAGGTCGTTGCGAGGTACCGTGCCAAACGCCTTGGGAAAGCCGGTGTGAAGAGCATAGCGGACGTCTCCTGCGGAATAGGGATACAGCTCATATTCTACGCCACGGAGGTTGAGAGGGCCTACGGGATTGACATCGACCCGAGAAAGGTGGCCTACGCGCGGAAGAACGCTGAGAAGTATGGCGTTTCAAACATCGAGTTCATAAACGCCGATTCACTCTCACCTGAAACCGTCGAGAAGGTTGACGCGGAGGTCATATTCTCCGACCCCGCGAGGCCCCCGGAGGCGCCGGAGAGAAGGCTAGAGGATTTGCTCCCCAGCCCCCTGAAAGTCTACGAGGCCTACAAATCGAAGACGGACTCTTTCATATTCGACCTCCCGCCACAGATAAGGCGCGAGAGGGTTCCATGGAAGGGCGAGTTCGAGTACATTGACCTCTTTGGGGCACTCAACAGGCTCACGTTTTACTTCGAGCCGCTGGCCAGGGCGGAGAGGAGTGCCGTGAGCCTTCCCAAGGGGGTGAGGCTCGAAAGCGACCCCAACCTTGAGGACATCGTTGAGTGGGCCGATGAGCCTAGGGAGTACCTCTACG
It contains:
- a CDS encoding TrkH family potassium uptake protein, which gives rise to MLKVRRFITLSRDLFVVRNIIGAILQGVGVAYLVPALLAWFYPGELSLAMYFVVPGIVSILVGAWLARHSKEVVDINLRQAMVASAFVWLLASLISVVPFMGIAKMRFIDSWFETMSAWTGTGLTMMSNLESYPRMLLFWRAWMQWLGGVGIVLVALTVLIHPGVAAARLYRAEARSERILPNLVNTSKIIFEIYLVLTLLGAYLYYINGMNAFDAITHSMTGLGTGGMSSHDLSIGYFNSLSIEAITIFLMIMGAVNFTVHYNIFKNRSLKPFFRDIQVKYMFFFLFFAISLITYSLFTSTHALARSLREAIFHSISAITCTGFGIADLSKYPELAKFLIGGLMVIGGSAGSTAGGIKLIRITLMYESLKWTIEGSILPKGAVIKRKVGEYVFSEDEIREVLGFTMTYIAFLIFGTIYLMLRVGRSLVDSFFEVASAQGNVGLSVGITSPLMPFDTKFLLILHMWIGRLEIFSTLVFLVSVAMLFANVFSKD
- a CDS encoding ribonuclease III family protein, yielding MKYSRDFTDKNLSKLGDSIANLIFSLALSEYKGVPDGGRVPNSSLAAALHMAGLAHYVPPRTDKHGKGDIAEAIIAYAWLEKAITIEEASRILVGVFTPDVLHPTRKKDAIGIAFSALLKTIKKRLEL
- a CDS encoding DNA-directed RNA polymerase subunit L, producing the protein MKIEVIKREENYLEFYLEGEDHTFANLLVETLHRNEHVTFAAYAIEHPITMAKKPRFKVRTDGKVTPEEALEKAAQEIFDTAKTFLEKWNEAI
- a CDS encoding DUF2067 family protein — protein: MKAGKRVIVIHVRDDVEKEEFMKELQRLNLPAFIYVHGKLNSLKINIQGTKDEIREAVKKVNEIQKRVHARLYSRGGLYEYSLEDIFRGSQTTVSAQILLKTLELLGAKVLFDGDKLRTSLSWEEILELSGKLGEALSRISLQTTKQIREVAIPVAVAYGLDVEDVLERLVEIGAAEFKEDKFKYELVKNKEQALEELIKTLEGEE
- a CDS encoding exosome complex RNA-binding protein Csl4; translated protein: MEEVEERKHVKNGDFVLPGDYLGVIEEYLPGEGVVEDNGELYATRAGKVRINMERMEISVEPATDTPPIPRRGDIVLAEVIDVKPQAVVLNVVRIEGRNDLRGIATSTLASLHVSQVREGYVESLSSEFKIGDIVRARVIGTEKSPLQLTTKGPTLGVVYALCSRCRTPLVRRGNQLVCPNCGSVETRKLSSLYRRIKV
- a CDS encoding methyltransferase domain-containing protein; the encoded protein is MVSEEDITLAVELIKKGWDEAKIRRRLPRDEADEIMEIARARIRARDKFSRDDLWMDLEGLRYSTHEVVARYRAKRLGKAGVKSIADVSCGIGIQLIFYATEVERAYGIDIDPRKVAYARKNAEKYGVSNIEFINADSLSPETVEKVDAEVIFSDPARPPEAPERRLEDLLPSPLKVYEAYKSKTDSFIFDLPPQIRRERVPWKGEFEYIDLFGALNRLTFYFEPLARAERSAVSLPKGVRLESDPNLEDIVEWADEPREYLYEIPQSIDYADLINELFHSVDGELRMLLREKRRVLATSSERLTSDYFKRAYTLVDVVKFHPLRINEVLRREGFGRVKLRASVPPADYYRFKELLERGLNGDKMAYVFGFGDRAIIAETL